A DNA window from Altererythrobacter sp. B11 contains the following coding sequences:
- a CDS encoding Atxe2 family lasso peptide isopeptidase — MVFAVPVLAEPISPKRLLEVTDFDGVAISPDGRWVAFRTQQASVERNTYDTAWYVQPTDGLSPPLKVADGGLPLRDSGGLPQPARALWSADGQSIFYLAFLNGKLDVWRAATDGSGARPLTHEPADVRDFSLSDDGSLLIYTVGASRAAVAAAEQDEYDQGIRIDETIPIGQALFRSGMISGRRATQRFLKNGKGSVDRYPLLVGIPDQWRAVDLASGEVRDLTSSEAARLTAPASTAPEDLPSPWKVALDPKHARVALLTRTGDDTGLVTKPDVTLSVLSARGAGRPTQCSAELCSGKPITEVQWRPGSDDVLFTITDPDEGLAQAIYRWNVLTGAVELVTRENGQLNGRDFRNTPTCDASHDLLVCIVSRADRPPQIETIDIATGLRTVLFEPNALLARDMRERSPARLLRWTAANGEEFTGQFFEAREAATAPSPLFITYYRCTGFLRGGLGNEWPLASLAEAGISTLCINDPPRQPMDAVARYNRPLAGVRSAINLLAGKGLVDRKKVGMGGLSFGTEITLWTAFNSDLLAAASVSTVSMTPNGYLFLSLQGDIAVQRLRTVWGLGTPEETPSRWERLSITRHLDEVTAPILMQIPEQEYMFALEYAIPLIRRQQADLYVFPDEPHQKFQPRHKLAVYQRNLDWFRFWLQGYEDAESSKAEQYELWRQLRVASPNGQ; from the coding sequence TTGGTCTTCGCCGTTCCGGTGCTAGCGGAGCCCATCTCGCCGAAAAGGCTGCTCGAAGTCACGGATTTCGATGGCGTCGCCATCTCGCCCGATGGTCGCTGGGTTGCATTCAGGACACAACAGGCCTCGGTCGAGCGCAATACCTACGACACCGCGTGGTATGTGCAGCCGACGGATGGGCTCTCACCGCCTCTGAAAGTGGCGGACGGCGGCTTGCCACTACGGGACTCCGGCGGCCTGCCACAACCCGCCAGGGCGCTTTGGTCGGCCGACGGGCAATCGATCTTCTATCTTGCCTTCCTTAATGGAAAGCTGGACGTCTGGCGCGCCGCTACGGACGGCTCCGGAGCCCGCCCGCTCACGCATGAGCCGGCTGACGTGCGCGATTTCTCGCTGAGCGACGACGGCTCCCTGCTCATCTACACCGTTGGAGCAAGCCGCGCTGCAGTGGCCGCTGCCGAGCAGGACGAATACGATCAGGGGATACGTATCGACGAGACGATCCCGATCGGACAGGCGCTTTTCCGCTCGGGTATGATCAGCGGTCGGCGCGCGACGCAGCGCTTCCTGAAGAACGGCAAGGGTTCGGTGGACCGTTACCCGCTGCTGGTGGGTATTCCGGACCAATGGCGGGCGGTCGATCTGGCGAGCGGCGAGGTGCGCGATCTCACATCGTCAGAAGCAGCACGCCTGACTGCTCCGGCCTCGACCGCGCCTGAGGACCTCCCTTCCCCGTGGAAGGTTGCACTCGATCCGAAACATGCGCGGGTGGCGCTGCTCACCCGGACGGGCGATGACACAGGTCTGGTGACCAAGCCGGATGTAACACTGAGCGTACTCTCGGCACGCGGGGCCGGCCGCCCCACACAGTGTAGCGCTGAGCTCTGCAGCGGCAAGCCGATCACCGAGGTCCAGTGGCGGCCCGGCAGCGATGATGTGCTGTTCACGATAACCGATCCTGATGAAGGCCTGGCGCAAGCGATCTACCGCTGGAATGTCCTCACCGGCGCGGTCGAGCTGGTTACGCGGGAGAATGGTCAGCTCAATGGGCGGGACTTCAGGAACACGCCGACATGCGATGCCTCGCACGACCTGCTGGTCTGCATCGTCTCGAGGGCGGATCGCCCGCCGCAGATCGAAACAATCGATATCGCAACCGGGCTGCGAACGGTGCTGTTCGAGCCCAATGCGCTGCTCGCTCGGGACATGCGCGAGAGAAGCCCTGCCCGCCTGCTGCGCTGGACCGCTGCAAATGGTGAGGAATTTACCGGGCAGTTTTTCGAGGCACGCGAAGCCGCGACTGCTCCTTCTCCCCTATTCATCACCTACTATCGATGCACTGGCTTTCTGCGCGGCGGGCTTGGCAATGAATGGCCTCTTGCCTCGCTTGCCGAGGCGGGCATTTCCACCTTGTGCATTAACGATCCGCCCCGCCAGCCTATGGACGCCGTCGCACGCTACAACCGGCCGCTTGCCGGAGTCCGCAGCGCGATCAATCTCCTGGCGGGGAAAGGGCTGGTCGATCGGAAAAAGGTCGGCATGGGCGGCCTGAGCTTCGGCACCGAGATCACGTTGTGGACAGCATTCAATTCGGACCTCCTTGCAGCCGCATCAGTCTCGACGGTCTCGATGACGCCGAACGGATACCTCTTCTTGAGCTTGCAGGGCGACATTGCCGTCCAAAGACTGAGAACCGTCTGGGGTCTGGGCACTCCGGAAGAAACACCTTCACGTTGGGAGCGACTTTCGATCACGCGGCACCTTGACGAGGTGACGGCACCGATCCTCATGCAAATCCCGGAACAGGAATACATGTTTGCGCTGGAATATGCGATCCCGCTGATAAGGCGGCAACAGGCCGATCTTTACGTATTTCCGGACGAGCCACACCAGAAATTCCAGCCACGCCACAAGCTAGCAGTGTATCAACGCAATCTGGACTGGTTCAGATTTTGGCTACAAGGTTACGAGGACGCGGAGTCTTCCAAAGCGGAACAATATGAACTGTGGCGACAGTTGCGAGTGGCGAGCCCTAACGGGCAATAG